The Onychomys torridus chromosome 12, mOncTor1.1, whole genome shotgun sequence genomic interval GTCTATGCTCAGGTCTGTCCACTTCACAATTACACCTGAGGACACCCATGTCTTCGTAGCTTTTGCTTTCCAGCCGAGCACGAAGTCTGTAGCCACCAAACACTCATGGGATGGGTGAGCGGAGGCTGACAGAGTTCTTTCAATACTGTTGGAGACTGTCACGGGTAGGCCCGAGCATTGCGAGACCAGGGAAGCTTTAATTTCCTTAAAGGAAAAGTACGATAAAGTTCCGCCCTCCTGAAGACCCAGATGGCCGGGCTGGACTTTAGGAAGCCGTCTTGGTGGGGTTTATTCTTTCAGGACTTCATGTCTCACTTGCCAGCCCTTCTGTCAGCTCCAGAAGAAGCCCCCAGTCCTACAGGGCAGCAGCCACTCCTGCTGGTCTTTAGAAGGAAGGGAGCACAGGGGTCAGTGCGCTGGGGAGGGAGTTGCTCACCTCACTAGAGAAGCAGGCTTACAGAGGGAGTACCAGGGCAGGGCTGGCCTGGGAATGGCCCTCTAGCCTACTCCTAAGTTTGGTTCTTGAACAGAGCAAGGGTGGGTGCCTactccaaggtcacacagcttgtAAGATACCTAAGGACTCCATTCCTCAGCTCTCTCTCCACGCTTGTGTCAAGCCATTTTTTATGCGtctgtttgtgtgttcatttactatttatttatatgtgcatttggtgttttgcctgcatgtacatctgccaGGAtgttgtatcccctggaactggagttgccgacggttgtgagctgccatgtgggtactgggaactgaacccaagtcttttggaagaacagccagtgctcttgaacACTAAATCTCTAGCCTCAAGCCAAGCCTTtcaaaagcccccccccccccccccccccccccgctgagCTTCAGCCAGCATTTGGGTCACAGGTGAGGAGGACTCGGACATGACTGTGTATTCTCGGGCCACCCCAGTGGCTGGCCTGGGCCTCTCCGCCCAGTGTCTTCCCCAAATTCATCTGTGTGCTCTGAGGCCCTGCCAGTCCCCCAGGCCTGGTGTAAATTATGACCCCAGGGTGGATCACAAGCCTTTGCACCCCCAGGCTCTTGATTGGCCATTCTGGCCTCTGGGCTGTCACAGGCCCCGAGGGCTTCAGTTCTTTCAGGACTAGCCAAGCCTCCTGCTCTGCCTGGGGGCCTGCCACCTGCAGCCACTGTCTATGTATGGTCGTCTCTGCCAGGATGTCTAGACATCCTCGCTGTACTGGACTCATCCACCATAATGCTGCCCATCCTTACCCACTGGGCTAAAATGTCCGTCTGGTCATGTCTCGTTGTAACACGTTCAAGTCCTCTAGCTGGCAGCTCTCAGAGTTCCTTAGTGCCCGACtccttgctttgcttctctgtaACAACGCTGAGCACCTGAGGGAGGCACACCGATGTGAACAGACACCTTATTCTGCATGGGCACCTTGGCTCTGAAGAGAAGGGAAGTCCAAGATGCAGCTTTCCACAACTTAACACTGCTTCTGGGAGCCCAGAGAACCCAGGAAGAGCACACCGTGTTCTCTTTCCAGCCAGGAGATCGGGATCCTAAGGATGGCCTGCTCAACAATGTCCTGTGGCCTGGAGAATCCATCTGTCCTGTCTCCTCACTGTTTCCCCAGCTCTAATCTGAAAAATGCCCACACCTATCACCCAAACTGTGGTCAACACATGCATCATTTTTGCTGGGTCCCAACAATCTTTAAGTGAAATGTGTGGAGAACCCTCCAGGCAGGTTATGTGGCATCTGGGGCTccagaaaccctttcttgaatcctacttcctccccagccttctggatGCTGCAGAAAACCCTGTGCGGAGTCCCTGGGAAGAAAGACCCCTGTCTTAAGCCCGCCCAGGCCTGTTCTTCCCATAGCCCAGCCCTAGCTGGGGCAGCCCTGTGGCCAGTTGGTGGCGCCACCCAGCCCCTGCCTCAAGCTGCCAAGGTTGGCAGCCTCATGGCCACGCTGCACAACTCTGCGCCTCTCCTCCTCAGTTTATTCCTTCCAGATACACAGTTGCTGCTTTTTATTTGGATCACTTTTCTGTGTTATGGCATTTGGGTTGTTTTTCCATCCCTCCCAACCCCCGCGGCAGATTCCTAAGAAGACTAGTTTTTTGAGCAGGCTTTGAGCACATCTGCTCTCTGGCTGTGGCATTCCAGGAAGGTCCTGTTAGGGGTCTTAGGTCTCAGGGTTGGATGTGCTGGGCTGTGGAGGCTATGGGCGGGGTCCAGTGCCTTTGGTGGTGAGGTCTGCAGTGGACATGCTCACCACAGCAGCCAGGGTTAGGTCTCATGGGCCTGAAGGTTGCCAGAGCCCCAGTGCGGCTATTTGCCaagtgcctggctctgctggctATGGCTACTGGCTCTTAGCTTACATATGTGTAGGACAGACTTTGGGCATAGAAGACACCAAGGCCCTCCCCAAACAGTGTCTCAGACTCCGTATTGGTGAGATAGAGTGGGATACTGAGTGTGGTAACCGGTAGTGGAGTCAGTAAACACTTGCATACTACAGATGTGTGGCACAGGTTCAGAAGTTCCAAGACCTCTTGGTTCCATTCCTGAGTTTCCCACCAGTCCTTCACAGGACTGTTTTAAGAGTTAAACAAGTGAAATATGAGAAAGTACTTTCTGGCACatagtaaatgctcaataaatgttttagCTACTATGTGTGTACGGAAGGCAAGGAATCTCCATTTGGGGTGGTGCTTCTTGGACTCTGGTATGTAAGAACTGTTTGTTGAAAGTGCTGGTTTCTGAACCTCACccacagacattatgactcagcATGTCTGGGGTGGGCTTAGGAACTGACATCTGAATCTGGAGTCCTTAGCAATACTGACATGCTGGCCCAGAGTCTGCTGTGGAGTCATCAGAGTTATtgttggtgtggtgtggtgtgatggtggtggtggtggtggtggtggtggtggtggtggtggtggtgtgtggtctGGAGGAAGGTGGTAGGTGTATGAATAACTAGGACTGGGAAGGACTGAGTTGTTTCCTGGGCTCTGGCACGTCCTTCAATATGGCTTTACAAACAGACCAGAGACCTAAAAAGTAGAGTGGTATAAGGCCAAGGGGCGGCCAGGAGCTGCTCCAGGCATGGCTTGGGGCTGGATGACAGAAAAGATTTGTTGAAACTTTAAGAAATGGAGGGGCATGGTCCAGCCTAGTGATCTGGGCAGAAGCAGCAGGGTGTCCAAGCTGAGGGCCCAGTAGATGGTTAGGAGAGTACAAATTGACAGCTCACTCACAGCCAGCAAGGCAGAAGGTCTCTGTCCTGGGATCAGCAGCAGAATcaggatggggaagaagggagaCCACTCCCAGACAGAGCAGCGTGCCTCAAAGCCTGGCTCAGCCAGATTTTAGGAGCCGGCTCTGCAAATGTATCCAAGCAGGAGCTGGGAatcactgggtttgtttttctctgctttcttgctttctcgcTCGGTCAAGATCTTTTAGAAACTTTGCTTTGACTGAgctgaagaaagaaggaagcatgCTGTGAGAAGGTTGAGAGAAGGGCTGGTAGGCCAGTCGCCTTCTTGGAAAGGAGACTGACCACCATGGGACTAATGGCACCAGGTCATGCCCCGTGGGGACAGCTCCGAGAGTACCTTTCAGGCAGGTTAGATCtacacatgagcacatgcatgGTGCATGGAAACACCCACAGGTACAGATGAATATTTCTCTGTGTGCATTCACTTAATCCGCTTAACAACCACCATGTATTTACTGAGCGCGTACTACATACCAGGCCCTGTCCTAGTGGCTTGGGATACacacaagaagaaaatgaagaccccagggtcTTACAGTCTGCAGAGATTTTGCAGTCTGAGGGGATAGacatttgtttgcatgtgtgagtCCACTGTGCCCATGTACACACAGGATCAAGAGGAGCATGGGTGTGAACATGCAGCCTGGGTTAGGAACCATCTGCCATCTTCCAGCCAGGTGATCTGAGGCAAAGCATTGGCTGAAAACCATCTCTCACTCTCATAACTGTTGCTAGACTAAATGTGCAGACTCGCAGGCGTCTCCAGGCAAAGTGTCTGGCTATGGCCACTGCGAAATGCTCAGTTCTCTTTAGGTTTCCTTTAGAGTTGGAGGGGAGACCGTTCTCTGTGTGTGCGTTGTAAGGTGCCACGTGTGTCCATGGGGTGGGAACATGTGCATTATTCTCCAGTGAGAACTTCCTCTCCTCTGGATATAGATCGGGTGCTGTTGTGATATCCAATATTAAAGGTCCCATTCAAGCAAAGATGGTAACTAATGAGGGAGAAAGCCTGGCTCCCTGGACTCAGCAGGATTGACCCATTTAAGCCCTGACAGGCCTGGGAAATCCTTCCAGCTGAGATGAACCTTGGTAGCTTCCAGTTCTGCTTTTCATTCCCTTAAATAGCCCTTGACCAGCCCCCTGTTGATACCCACCTAAAACAACCCAGCTTCTCTTGCCCAGTCCTACAATGCCCTGGCCATGATGCTTCCTTCTGAGACCTTCTCCGAACCCCCGATGTGTAGGAGTCAATCTAGAAGGCGGTCTAGGCCCCAACAGGCAGGGAGCAGGACCACACTGCCTGGTGAGCACCCTGGTGTCCCCAAGACCCTTGCTTTCTTTAAGAGCATCCAAGAGAATGGAGCTGTCCTGTGCTCCATGCCCTCCTAAGACAGAGCCATGGTTTGGGTTATGTCCCCTGGCAGGATGACTCTGGCATCCCCCGATCCTAGGTAACCCTcccctgtctgtcttcctggtgTTCACTGATGTCCAGGTGAGCAAGTGAGGCAATGTACCTACAACTATAGCCACCTCCTTGTCCCCAGCTAGCTCTCCCTGAGCAGGGCTCTTGTGATTAATAACTGCCGCATCCCTGTTGTAACCCTGGCTAGAAAACACTGGGCTCTGCCTCAACTCCCCATCTCATGTCCTACACTTAACCAGTTATCAAATTGTTTCTAGTTACTTGCCCCCACcagccctctcccacctccttttGTTGCCACAATTACCCTGGTGACGTTGTCACCTCTTTTCCTCCACTTGCCCTTCCTACCTCCAGCCCATCCATCAGCCCATCCATGTCCCTCCAGCGCCATCGCATGCCCAGTGCTCTCCTCTTCCACTGCCTCCCAGCTACTCTCTCCATCCCCAGACTCAGTCCTGAGGGGTGTCCTTATTGTTTCCAGGACATGGAGCACCACCCCAGCATGCTAACTTTAGTAGATAAAGTTGTCTCTCTTGCCTGGaattccttcctcccatcccaggCTCTTACCAAAATCCCCAGTCTTTAAGCAGAGATCAGCCCTGGCTTTTTTCCACCTCCTGTGGCTTTTTCCAGCTTTGGCACTTAGGACAATTAGGACCAAGAACTGCTCAAAGTTGCAAGCAGTCTGTTAGAACTAGTGAGTTCAACTCTCCTCTGAGGTGAGTTGCTGTTTTGGAAAAATCGTCACAAACCAATGACTGAATAGTCACTGTTGGCATGAGCAGAGGCTGATGGCTCTGGCTCAGCAAAGCCTGGGGAGAGGACactgccttctcttctcttccccttccctggaGTTtgagagctggggagggagggagcctgaATCTGTTTCCATGAAAATGGCTGTTTTCTGCTAAAGTTTGGTGTGTTGCTGTAAGAGATAGCAAGCAGAGACAAGTGGCCTtcctggggaggtgggagggaccCATGACATACTGTGACATGGGGAGGGGGTGTTGAGAATACTGTGTCCATCGCTGCATGGAACCTAACGTGTCTTTGAAGTCCTTGAATTTCCTAGAATCCTAGAAGAGCTATGTGGTGCCAACAGGGAGGCATCATCCATGAGTGCTGGAGACTCACAAGTCCCAGCAGGATCCTTTGAGCGACCCCCGTGAACCCAACTCAGAACTGCAGTGTACAGATGACTTTGTGGCATCAGGCAAGCTACCCCATTTGGGAGCTCTCAGAAATAATGAAGGAATCACCAGGCattctagtcccagcacttaggaggtggagagaagcagatcaggagttcaagatcatcctcagctacatacagGTTTGTGGTTTGTCTcagaaactaaacaaacaaacctaaaccCAACGATAAGCCTCAAGAAATCTTGAGAGAATATTCTATGACATAACGCTGTGAATTGGAGCTCACAATTAATACCTCaagtcaagggctggagagatgaacagcagtaaagagcatttgttgctcttgaaggagacctgggtttgattccatgcatccacacagcagctcacaaaggCGCCACAGCTCACAAccgactccagttccaggggatctgatgctctcttctggcctctgagggcactgcatgcaggtggtgcacagacacacaggcaaagcactcacacacataaaattaaaaataatctaaacaagcaaaccaaaaccaaacctcaCAGGTCATTTATACTCCAGGCAAGCAAAAACCATCATACACTGCTAATCTATGGCTGCTTCCCAGTGCTGTCAGTAGAGataattcaacacacacacacacacacacacacacacacacacacacacacacaccccacaccattttttttttttttttgtatttttataaaaccTTCCAATTTCCCCACCATTAAGCATCCAGAATTAGGACAGCCAAATTCACAGCGAATATTTCgccttcccttcttctctgggCTCAGCAGAAGCTGTGCCCCACCCACAGTGTGTCCTACAGGAACTCTCAGCCAAGGTTGGACCTGCAGTCAGTGCAGACTGCCACATCAGCCTTCCGCCCCCAGCTAGGAAACCTCTCCCATCCACCCCTCCCACTGACTCCTTCTGCTGGAGCTGTCTCCCCACACACCTGGCCTTCAGGCTTGTCATTTCCTCTGCAcaagccccccccctccccagcacacacacacacacacacacacacacacacacacacacacacacacacacactcatactcacacacacacacctgtagtcagcttctgcttcctgtttcacTGTGATTCAAATGCCACTTCCCAGTGAGGAGTTCTCTGCTGAGTCCTCTAAGACTGCCCATCTTCCAGCACTCTCCCCAAGTCCTCACCACACAGGGCATTGCCCCGCATGCTAGCTCTGGAAGCCTCTCCTCTTTGCTCTGGCCCACGATCTCCAGGAGGACAAGGATGTTTATCCATTTTGCTCTCTGTTGTTGTCTTATCACCTGTGTGCACATTGGCCATCTAGAAGTTGCTCAATACATATCTGTTGAGTGAGTGATACATGTCTTAACAATATTCACCATGTAGCAGATATGGGGACGGGGGAGAAGCTTTGGTAGCTCCTTTATTATGGCTAGTCTTCCACGTGTTTTCAGGTAGGTAGCACTGTCAAAGACGACACCCCAAAGTGGGAGAGGTTAAAAACCCAATGGAGGCCAACTTGTCCACAGGTAAAACGGGGTGGGGGGCATGTAGATATAGATGTTCAAGGGGCCAGAGGTCTGCGTTTTACTTTGGTTTCAGGTGTGGATGCTCCTCCCTCACAACATGAACACAAGGCTCCAACAGCAGGTCTGGAGGTGTGTCAGGGGCATCATCCCTCAAAAGTGGGCCTCCCTCTCCATCAGAATCCTCAACCATGAAGCCATCTGCTCAATGTTTCTGTTTCCCAGTCCAGTCCAGATGCTCAGGTTGTAATACAATGAGCAGTACCCTGCTGAGTAGCCAAGGCATTCAACTTGAGTATTGAGAGAATGGTAGAAATATTCTTTCCCGTGGTTTTCTTATGGGATCTTAATGTTGACAGTGTGGAATCTGTCTCACAGGGCTGTTGTGCGGATGCATGAGACCATGTGGTTATCATTCtgagcaccatgcctggcatacAGGCTTAGTGGACGCTAGCTGCTATAGTTATTGACTGGGAGGTGGCCAACGTCTGATTTCAGTTGGTAGACTGGAGTATGGGGTATGGATTTCACTGACCCGTTTCAATCATCCACTAAACTGTTTCCTGGATCTGCACTGAGACTAGGATTccttgttcaaggtcacatggCCGGGACTTCTAAAAGGCCTTGATCAGGATACTTTTCAGGATACCCAACTTCCTTATTATGCTTGTTTCTGCCGGGAGGTAATTGTTGCCATCTTTGCTGGGCTGCACAATTTGAGGTATAATTTACATAAGTATCAATtgccaccatgaccaaggcatgaAAAATAATTACCTCAAGTGGAAACTGGGGTTGGGCCTATGAATGGAGGCCTGACTTGTGTGAGTTACAAATGAGCTGCCACTTCTGGAGCAATATGTGCCTGCTGGATCTTGGGACAGCTGCAGTCAACCCGAGGCTGTTTCCAAACACCTGCTATGCAAGTTCCAATAGGTCATGAGTCCTGACTCTGGCATCAAAATCCCTGAAGAGCTGGGTGTTGCActgcgcctgtaatcccaacaccaagGAGGAGTGtgaggctagcatgggctacattGCGaactccaggccaggctgggctgcatACTGAGATGCTGTCTCTGTGGGCTGGGAATGCAGTTCAGTGGTAGCATACTTACCCAGCATGCCCAAGATACTGGGTTCAATGTCCAACACTACCAAATAAATCCCTGCTAAGTGTTCTTACAGCTGAGGTATCTTCCCATTGTCCAATATAGAAGGCACTGTCTTCAGTTTCCCCTGTTGGCTTTGCTTCCTAGCTGTACTTGGCAGGACTTTCTTCCCACTCACGTGAATGACCATGAACAATGGGTTTCATCTCTTGCCCTTACCACGGCCAGTATCTGCTGCACACATGGACCCAGGGGCCATCTCTTAGTCCTGAAAAGTTGATGATGGCATCTGTGACATGGGAGGTCTTTCATCCTGAGGCAAGGGTACAAATTCTGCCAGCCTTTTCTACTGCCATCTGGAAGCAACCCTGGGAACCACGTTTCCAGGTCACAAATATTACTGTTGTTCAACAGCATGAGAGACTAATTTGGGGCTTACTAGAAACGGGAGGCTAAAGACTGAGGAACCATGGTCTATGAGGGTAAAGTGAAAACTGAGCAAAACTACAGGTTCTAGATGGAATCAACACTCTGAGAACACAGAAAGTACCCAAAGCTTGGATAGAAGATCACCAATAAACAGTGCCCCATCTTTATTTTCCTGCCTTTACCCTTACTGTAATTACCATAGAGAGAGAGTCCTTGTTTGTATCTCCAGAAACACTGTCTGGAGGACAGACGAGTCTGCGATACCCTGGGACTGGAAGGAGTTCTAAGAAGAAAATCTACAATAATGTAAAGCGCAAACTCCTGACTAAGACTTCAGCTCTAACCCTGTCCTGTCAGGCTACCTGTGAGAGCTCCGTAGTCTCCGAATGTGTGGGATTAGTGAAATAGAAGATCCTATCTTCCCTTTAAGATGGTTACATACATGGAGAGCATAAAAGAGCTGGTTTGTCTGGGGAATTGGTAAGTGGTGTTACGGTCATTAGTGTATCTAGAATGTAGATATTTAGCAATACTTTGCAGTGTGCTTGTAAAAAGTAGTGGAAAATGCCCTTGGCCTGTAAAATATGTTTAATGAATGGTACTTTTGTTAGTCTTGTCTCTGCCAAGTCTTTACACGTTTGACCTTGAGCAAAGCCATTTTTTGTCACCAGTAAAATTCAGAGCGCTTTTATTCTACCTGAGTCCTTTAAAGACTGAGTGGCAGCTGAAGATAATTACACACAACTCGCTTGTATACTGACAGGCAGAAATGGGGACACCGTGCTGGAATGAAACACCCTGAAGCGGGCACCAGAGACTTGGGTTCTGTCCTGACACTTTAACCAAGTGACTGCAGGCAAAGTCAAGTGACCTGACCCTGCATGCTAGCGCCTCTGACCTATGCCTGGGAGAAAGTACTGCTCCTTGAAGGCAAaggcattcttcccattttaattAACTTGGTACCCAGCAAGGTCACCTTCACATGAATTACAAACTACTTGGTGGCCATTTTTAATCATTAGCGAACTGCCTACTGGCGGATTTTATTCTGATTTGGATCTGATTCATTGAATCCTTGAGCTGAAGTCCTAAAATATGTTCCTTGACAAGCTAACCATACTTAATGTTACTTGGACATAACTGGTATCAGAAAAGTTTTGATAAGTAGAAAGCTTTTCTAGTATGGCTGCTTTAAGGACATAAGGACACAGTTCCCTAATGCCCATCTCTAGTGGGTCCCACTCCTTTGAGGTTCCCTGTTTGTATTTTCTAAAGTATTTATTCCCAGAGCGAAGGTGGGTGGTCTACACTGCAGAGGCCAGGGGCTGATCTCTAATCTCCATGGGTGTCTACGCGTCCCCACTAAGTGGGAAAGCAGCAGACTGAACACAGAACAAAAGCATGGGGCTTCCTGGTGCCGGAGACAGGTCTTGAAGTGGGGCTTCTTGGCTGGAAGAGATATGTGTTCCCGCTATCTATATGATATTTCAGGCATTATTTGGCCTCGGAAGGCTTCGATACAAGAGAGGCCCTTATAGAGTTGAGCGCAGGAAGGTAGCCAGGGCCAAACTGGTCACGGTCACAATCATTGTGCTGTCTAACCCACTGCTATGGAACAGGCACTCCAGGGATTGTTGTGTTACTGAGAATCATCAGTGCTCTTATTACATTTTCTGGACCACCCCAACCCTCCACCACCTTCCTTTAGTCCTTCCCCTTGCCTCCTCCAAAACCTAAGGGGATTTATTAATGGTTACCTCATGCTCGCCTCATTCAACCACCTCAGTTAGATTACACGTCTTTTTGTAGCTTTTCATTCATTGTATCATAATTTCCAGTTTATTTACCTTTCCCACCAAACATAGGACACATTCTATTCCCAAATGCCCGAAACGGTGTAGCACAAAACGTAAGATGCTCAATAAGTTTATTAAGTGTGCCAGGATATGCTTCTCAtttactgcattttatttttttctagatcactATAATAACTAAGCAAATAGAAGCACATaccagtagttttttttttttaatgaaacacaaAAAAATGTTAGAGGCTCCGCATCAAATAAGCTCTCCGGTACCAGGTCAACCTGCTGAGTTCCTTCAAGTCATCAAGGACCAGCATCACGGCGCTGCACAGTGCATTCAGGATCACAGAATAAAATGCAATGTTTTTCAACTCAttttacaaaaacaacaaaactctatAGGAAAAAGAACAAACGGGCTCACTTATAAACAGCAATTTAATATATTCAAAGTAACAAAAcctagcaagatacaagatctaAAAACTAAAGTTCCAGTTTTCTCAGAAAACGACACTTACTGGGTCCTCACTGGCTGCCCTCACCAGCACTGGGGGGAGGGTGGCCCTCACCAGCACTGGGGGGAGGGTGGCCCTCACCAGCACTGGGGGGAGGGTGGCCCTCACCAGCACTGGGGGGAGGGTGGCCCTCACCAGCACTGGGGGGAGGGTGGCCCTCACCAGCACTGGGGGGAGGGTGGCCCTCACCAGCACTGGGGGGAGGGTGGCCCTCACCAGCACTGGGGGGAGAGTGGCCCTCACCAGCACTGGCCCAGTTGACCTCGTACTGCTCGGGACAACACCGTGGTTCTTTCTTCTGAAGCCTGGCCGCGAACACCTGGGCTTTCATCTCGGTGATTTCCAGGTAGCTTTGGGGCCTCCAAGAGCATTCCTATTCCGACGAATGGGTGTGAGGCACCTGTCTGTAACTAAGGTGTCGCTGCTGAACAAAACCTCCCCTAACACGCCTTTCTGGGGACCCAGAGAGAAGTCTTTCACGGAAGCACACACGCCCCTCCCCAGCCGACTCAGCGTCTCCCAGAACCGAGCTCCCCGGTGCTATTACCTTCCGTGTAGATAAGGCCCGTGATTATCACTGAGAGAACTAATCTGGAGCCATCTCTTCCCAGAGCCTCCTCCAACCCCTCGAGAGGTTTTAACCTGTTGGTCAAGGTGTGAGCGTGGTTTCAGCTGGAAAGCAAGGACGTTCTGCGGCCCTGGGGGCGATCTTGCGGTGCAGATCCTCCGGTCTCCCAGGACACGTTTCACCGTCTCGGAAGCGTGTGACGAGGCTCTTCTCCCCGCGTCCTCCACAAGCCGAAACTGCACGGGGCAGGCGGCCGTCCGATCAGTCGGCGCTGGGAGGCGGCCAGGGCCTGGGCTCGAGTCCCGGCCATCCTGCTCGCCCTCGGCGGGAGGAGGCAGGGCGGGCCCACTCTCGGGCTTCTGCCACACGCCTTCGGGCAGGCGGTGCCCGGCGAGCCACCCCAGAGACTGCGCGAACAGGCCAGGGAAGACGGCGGCGGGAGCACCGGGAGGTCGCGGCGAGCTCCACGCCCGCCCACGGCCGCGCAGCCGCAGTCCGCGCTCCCGGCTTCCTCGGCCAAGATGGCGGCCGGGGCGCCGCGCGCAGCCCCTCTGCTGGCTCCCAGGCTGGCGGCGTGCACCGGCTGCTGCAGGTGCGGGCGCCGCGGGCCGTGTGTGCTTGTGCCTGGGGGTAAACGCCGAAAACAGCCACTCATGGTGGGGAAGCTGCCTGTCAGTGCGAGAGCTAGCACAGAGTTTCGGGCACACACCCCCCTCCCCGCCAAGTGCTTATCTGAGATGTTGAGGCTCACGTGCGGCGTGCATAGAGACCGGGCTGGCATGGTAAGTTAGGAAAGGGCCTCTGAGAGGATGCTAGGGACATTAAACTTTATCAGGACACCCGGGGAAAGACTG includes:
- the LOC118594230 gene encoding uncharacterized protein LOC118594230, translating into MFKLSPEEWIGFEKMEILGGVCPKLCASSRTDRQLPHHEWLFSAFTPRHKHTRPAAPAPAAAGARRQPGSQQRGCARRPGRHLGRGSRERGLRLRGRGRAWSSPRPPGAPAAVFPGLFAQSLGWLAGHRLPEGVWQKPESGPALPPPAEGEQDGRDSSPGPGRLPAPTDRTAACPVQFRLVEDAGRRASSHASETVKRVLGDRRICTARSPPGPQNVLAFQLKPRSHLDQQVKTSRGVGGGSGKRWLQISSLSDNHGPYLHGRTWGANRARPRNCQENLAGKEC